One part of the Deinococcus depolymerans genome encodes these proteins:
- a CDS encoding maltose ABC transporter substrate-binding protein: MKNLLTLTALVLTTQASAATLTVWNHFTDASEVAWLQAQTAAYTRASGNKVSIVSVPLDQIPDKLIQAAPKGQGPDLIVTLPQDRLGQLAAAGVVEPLDRYLTTRTDLDKTALSAMTYGGKLFGLPMFAESVALIYNRKLVPKAPATWDEFIRAAQANTANGRYGFLMDLSNAYANYGVFSAYGSYIFKNNAGTLNVKDVGIGNAGAQKALGLLNDLRYRYKLVPEGVSADAAKGAFVDGRLAMFITGPWDMGDIRKAGIDFGITTLPTPPGATGRWSPFVGVQGVILNAYGKNKVASSVLARSLVSRASQTSFNQAGGRIPVSLAARTQLKSNPVVQGFGRAISAGTPMPNVPQMGSIWGPWGNAVAQAVQKPTPDYRSILDAAMKEINGNMK, from the coding sequence ATGAAGAACCTGCTCACCCTGACCGCCCTCGTGCTGACCACCCAGGCCTCGGCCGCCACCCTGACCGTCTGGAACCACTTCACGGACGCCAGCGAGGTCGCGTGGCTCCAGGCGCAGACCGCCGCCTACACCAGGGCCAGCGGCAACAAGGTCAGCATCGTGTCCGTGCCGCTCGACCAGATTCCGGACAAGCTGATCCAGGCCGCGCCCAAGGGCCAGGGACCGGACCTGATCGTCACGCTGCCGCAAGACCGCCTGGGACAGCTCGCGGCGGCCGGCGTGGTCGAACCCCTCGACCGCTACCTGACCACCCGCACCGACCTGGATAAAACCGCCCTGAGCGCCATGACGTACGGCGGCAAGCTGTTCGGGCTGCCCATGTTCGCCGAGTCGGTCGCGCTGATCTACAACAGGAAACTCGTGCCGAAAGCGCCCGCCACCTGGGACGAGTTCATCCGCGCCGCCCAGGCGAACACCGCCAACGGCCGCTACGGCTTCCTGATGGACCTCAGCAACGCCTACGCCAACTACGGCGTGTTCAGCGCGTACGGCAGCTACATCTTCAAGAACAACGCCGGCACCCTGAACGTCAAGGACGTCGGCATCGGCAACGCCGGCGCGCAGAAGGCCCTGGGTCTGCTCAACGACCTGCGCTACCGGTACAAACTCGTGCCCGAGGGCGTCAGCGCCGACGCCGCCAAGGGCGCGTTCGTGGACGGCCGCCTCGCCATGTTCATCACGGGACCGTGGGACATGGGGGACATCCGCAAGGCCGGCATCGACTTCGGCATCACGACGCTCCCCACCCCTCCCGGCGCGACCGGCCGGTGGAGCCCGTTCGTGGGCGTGCAGGGCGTGATCCTGAACGCCTACGGCAAGAACAAGGTCGCCTCCAGCGTCCTGGCGCGCAGCCTCGTGAGCCGCGCCTCGCAGACCAGCTTCAACCAGGCGGGCGGCCGCATCCCGGTCAGCCTCGCGGCCCGCACGCAACTGAAGAGCAACCCGGTCGTGCAGGGCTTCGGGCGGGCCATCTCGGCCGGGACGCCCATGCCGAACGTGCCGCAGATGGGGTCCATCTGGGGACCGTGGGGGAACGCCGTGGCGCAGGCCGTGCAGAAACCCACGCCGGACTACCGGTCCATCCTGGACGCCGCCATGAAGGAGATCAATGGAAACATGAAGTAG
- the rsgA gene encoding ribosome small subunit-dependent GTPase A — MIPAPPAPDAALLALGWTDDLQEALRDTLNAADPQDRPTLHPARVAGVGRSSLRLWAADGEHDALLTGAMRQDPDTQPVMGDWVVAQTLPDTPERRVTALLPRRTTFARAVNGGLGRQVITANVDTVLIVTAPDQDFDLPRLERYVAAVQASGAQPALILNKTDLTPDPQRYLTDLRALAPDAPLHAVNARTGGGLGGVRALLRPGLTAALIGSSGVGKSTLTNALLGREAAQTGGLMAEGLGRHTTTARTLYRVPGGGLLVDNPGLRDIAVWDPEGVAADPARIEEIAADCRFRKCTHTGEPGCAVQRAVARGEISAGQVQAYQARRAPARRGAGRPRR; from the coding sequence GTGATCCCGGCCCCACCCGCGCCCGACGCCGCCCTGCTGGCCCTCGGCTGGACCGACGACCTGCAGGAGGCCCTGCGGGACACCCTGAATGCCGCCGACCCGCAGGACCGCCCCACCCTGCACCCGGCGCGCGTGGCGGGCGTCGGCCGGTCCTCGCTGCGCCTGTGGGCTGCCGACGGCGAGCACGACGCCCTGCTGACCGGCGCGATGCGGCAGGACCCGGACACGCAGCCGGTCATGGGCGACTGGGTGGTCGCGCAGACCCTGCCGGACACCCCGGAGCGGCGGGTCACGGCGCTCCTGCCGCGCCGCACGACCTTCGCGCGCGCCGTGAACGGCGGCCTGGGCCGGCAGGTCATCACCGCGAACGTGGACACGGTCCTGATCGTCACCGCGCCCGACCAGGACTTCGACCTGCCCCGCCTGGAGCGTTACGTGGCGGCCGTGCAGGCCAGCGGCGCGCAGCCGGCCCTGATCCTGAACAAGACCGACCTGACCCCCGACCCGCAGCGCTACCTGACGGACCTGCGCGCCCTGGCCCCGGACGCGCCGCTGCACGCCGTGAACGCCCGCACGGGCGGCGGGCTGGGCGGCGTGCGCGCCCTGCTGCGCCCCGGCCTGACCGCCGCGCTGATCGGGTCGTCCGGGGTGGGCAAGAGCACCCTCACGAACGCCCTGCTGGGCCGCGAGGCCGCGCAGACCGGCGGCCTGATGGCCGAGGGCCTGGGCCGCCACACCACCACCGCCCGCACCCTGTACCGCGTGCCGGGCGGCGGGCTGCTGGTGGACAATCCGGGCCTGCGCGACATCGCCGTGTGGGACCCGGAGGGCGTGGCGGCCGATCCCGCCCGCATCGAGGAGATCGCCGCCGACTGCCGGTTCCGCAAGTGCACCCACACCGGCGAGCCGGGCTGCGCCGTGCAGCGGGCCGTGGCGCGCGGCGAGATCAGCGCCGGGCAGGTGCAGGCGTACCAGGCGCGCCGCGCGCCCGCCCGCCGGGGTGCGGGCCGTCCCCGCCGCTGA
- a CDS encoding endo alpha-1,4 polygalactosaminidase: MKTLTLRPALWPSVLLLTGTLLASCSSTGSTPASTTATPPQAFEAEAAELGTDTGMQAAAVVEPGTRSATVISDPAASGGRAAQLDYTGAAVRFALPTGTSGPYAVKVQARGVSYQGAPVVALRVNGREVTRVTLSNATYASISLGTVTLNAGDTVKLVLVNGVASEQRAAIIDFLTVDRAATATPAPAPTPVPAPTPVPAPTPTPTPTPTPTPTPTPTPVPAPTPAPVTGVKAPPTGKVSWDWQIGASSDSNIVVPAGAQLIDIDGFTASAAKVAQLNQQGLYTVCYLDVGSYEPGRPDSSQYPSYLKIQQDPDWPSEYFLDVTDVFKPNSVLAVILQNRFKMCRDKGFAAIEPDNLQNDENVSGGRITTQQQIDFNGWVADQAHAVGLAVFQKNGPDKILLRDRTGKMMVEKFDGILNEQCQEYAECGALAEYTKRGKLALNVEYKQGLSLNCAQFSTLGVNALKKDLGLVGGNMSGYQRQTCN, translated from the coding sequence ATGAAAACCTTGACCCTGCGCCCCGCCCTCTGGCCCTCCGTCCTCCTGCTCACCGGCACCCTGCTGGCCTCCTGCAGTTCCACCGGGTCCACGCCTGCCTCCACCACGGCCACCCCCCCACAGGCCTTCGAGGCGGAAGCGGCGGAACTCGGCACGGACACCGGCATGCAGGCCGCCGCGGTGGTCGAACCCGGCACCCGCTCCGCCACCGTCATCAGCGACCCGGCGGCCAGCGGTGGCCGCGCCGCGCAACTCGACTACACCGGCGCGGCCGTGCGCTTCGCCCTGCCAACCGGCACCAGCGGCCCGTACGCCGTGAAGGTGCAGGCCCGCGGCGTGAGCTACCAGGGCGCTCCCGTCGTCGCCCTGCGCGTCAACGGCCGGGAAGTCACCCGCGTCACCCTCAGCAACGCCACCTACGCCTCGATCTCCCTGGGCACGGTGACCCTGAACGCCGGGGACACGGTCAAGCTGGTCCTCGTGAACGGCGTGGCGAGCGAGCAGCGTGCGGCGATCATCGACTTCCTGACCGTGGACCGCGCCGCCACCGCCACGCCCGCCCCGGCCCCCACGCCGGTCCCTGCCCCGACGCCGGTCCCTGCCCCCACGCCGACCCCGACGCCGACCCCAACGCCCACCCCGACGCCCACGCCCACCCCGGTACCCGCCCCCACCCCGGCCCCCGTGACCGGCGTGAAGGCCCCGCCGACCGGCAAGGTCAGCTGGGACTGGCAGATCGGGGCCAGCAGCGACTCGAACATCGTCGTTCCGGCCGGCGCGCAGCTGATCGACATCGACGGGTTCACGGCGTCGGCCGCCAAGGTCGCGCAGCTCAACCAGCAGGGCCTGTACACCGTCTGCTACCTCGACGTGGGCAGCTACGAACCCGGCCGCCCGGACTCCAGCCAGTACCCCAGCTACCTGAAAATCCAGCAGGACCCCGACTGGCCCTCCGAGTACTTCCTGGACGTGACGGACGTCTTCAAACCCAACTCCGTGCTGGCCGTGATCCTGCAGAACCGCTTCAAGATGTGCCGCGACAAGGGCTTCGCCGCCATCGAACCCGACAACCTCCAGAACGACGAGAACGTCAGCGGCGGCCGCATCACCACGCAGCAGCAGATCGACTTCAACGGCTGGGTCGCCGATCAGGCGCACGCCGTGGGCCTCGCCGTCTTCCAGAAGAACGGTCCGGACAAGATCCTGCTGCGTGACCGCACCGGCAAGATGATGGTCGAGAAGTTCGACGGCATCCTGAACGAGCAGTGCCAGGAATACGCAGAGTGCGGCGCACTCGCCGAGTACACCAAGCGCGGCAAGCTGGCCCTGAACGTCGAATACAAGCAGGGCCTGAGCCTCAACTGCGCGCAGTTCAGCACCCTGGGCGTCAACGCCCTGAAAAAAGACCTGGGCCTCGTCGGCGGCAACATGTCCGGCTACCAGCGCCAGACCTGCAACTGA
- the pelF gene encoding GT4 family glycosyltransferase PelF yields the protein MKIALLCEGTYPHTQGGVSVWCDQLIAGLPEHQFEVYAISGQPVRRSDHDLPLNVSQLVSVPIWAADQPRRSAGRDQDLNDGYAQLLYSLLIPGVSPAQFLAALRKLFDYAQRWDLSRALNTGPRATQLYQMWRAAARAPQDHLPRSGDLLLPPTLADALRAHAWLEHFLRPLSCRPSRAQVCHATSNGLSPLLAFGCKWTYDTPVILTEHGIYLRERYLELRFTGHTPAFKSFLLRFYSQLSAAAYQMADLITPGSHYNERWERQQGAVPERIHAVYNGVNPAAFPQAFSEPSDPTISWVGRIDPLKDLETLIRAFGMVREHLPTARLRMFGSVPRGNEGYARYCQDLIDDLKLTGSAAFEGRIENVVSGYHAGHMVALTSISEGFPYTLIEAMAAGRATVATDVGGVSEAIGETGLVVPSRDPAGVARASLQLLSDATLRTRLGNAARERVLSEFTLDSFLKVYRLIYPEVAALAPAVRWSA from the coding sequence ATGAAGATTGCTTTGCTGTGCGAGGGCACGTATCCACACACGCAAGGTGGCGTCAGCGTCTGGTGTGACCAGCTGATCGCGGGCCTGCCGGAACATCAGTTCGAGGTGTACGCCATCAGCGGCCAGCCGGTGCGCCGCTCCGATCACGACCTGCCGCTGAACGTCTCGCAGCTGGTCAGCGTGCCGATCTGGGCGGCGGATCAGCCGCGCCGCAGCGCCGGACGCGACCAGGATCTGAACGACGGGTACGCGCAGCTGCTCTACAGCCTGCTCATCCCCGGGGTCAGCCCGGCGCAGTTCCTGGCGGCGCTGCGGAAACTGTTCGATTACGCGCAGCGCTGGGACCTGTCCCGCGCCCTAAATACCGGCCCGCGCGCCACGCAGCTGTACCAGATGTGGCGCGCGGCGGCCCGAGCGCCGCAGGATCACCTTCCGCGCAGCGGGGACCTGCTGCTGCCGCCCACCCTGGCGGACGCGCTGCGGGCCCACGCGTGGCTGGAGCATTTCCTGCGGCCGCTGTCGTGCAGGCCCTCGCGGGCGCAGGTGTGCCACGCGACCTCGAACGGCCTCAGTCCGCTGCTCGCCTTCGGCTGCAAGTGGACGTACGACACGCCGGTCATCCTGACCGAGCACGGCATCTACCTGCGGGAACGGTACCTGGAACTGCGCTTCACCGGGCACACCCCGGCCTTCAAGTCGTTCCTGCTGCGCTTCTACAGTCAGCTGAGCGCCGCCGCCTATCAGATGGCCGACCTGATCACGCCCGGCTCGCACTACAACGAGCGCTGGGAGCGGCAGCAGGGGGCCGTGCCGGAACGGATTCACGCGGTGTACAACGGGGTGAACCCGGCGGCGTTCCCGCAGGCGTTCAGCGAACCGTCCGACCCGACGATCAGCTGGGTGGGGCGCATCGATCCGCTCAAGGATCTCGAAACGCTGATCCGGGCGTTCGGGATGGTCCGTGAACACCTGCCGACCGCGCGGCTACGGATGTTCGGCAGCGTGCCACGCGGGAACGAGGGTTACGCCCGCTACTGCCAGGACCTGATCGACGACCTGAAACTCACCGGTTCGGCCGCCTTCGAGGGCCGCATCGAGAACGTCGTCTCCGGTTACCACGCCGGGCACATGGTGGCCCTGACCAGCATCTCCGAGGGGTTCCCGTACACGCTGATCGAGGCGATGGCAGCGGGACGCGCCACGGTCGCCACCGACGTGGGCGGCGTGTCCGAGGCGATCGGCGAGACTGGCCTGGTCGTGCCGTCGCGCGATCCGGCGGGCGTGGCGCGCGCCAGCCTGCAACTGCTGAGCGACGCGACGCTGCGCACCCGGCTGGGCAACGCGGCGCGTGAACGGGTGCTGAGCGAGTTCACGCTCGACAGTTTCCTGAAGGTGTACCGCCTGATCTACCCGGAAGTGGCGGCGCTGGCCCCCGCCGTGAGGTGGAGCGCATGA
- a CDS encoding GDP-mannose 4,6-dehydratase yields the protein MTPLVAVTGAEGFIGSHLVEGLVHAGFRVRAMVLYNSFGSLGWLERLRPDVMEQVEVTFGDVRDPLSVRECLRGCEVAYHLAALIAIPYSYQAPHSYVQTNVVGTLNVLEAVRDLEIPRMVHTSTSEVYGTARYVPIPETHPLQAQSPYSASKIAADKLVESYHLSFGLPVVTLRPFNTYGPRQSARAVIPTVISQIAARHPVIRVGALKPTRDFNFVADTVASFIAVGTAPAGAVVGRTLNTGTGSEISVQALVQAIADVMERHVEIEQDPQRLRPDASEVMRLVGDSSALRAVTGWQPRHTLHEGLAITSRWFLDPGNLAHYRPDLYAV from the coding sequence ATGACCCCACTGGTGGCCGTCACTGGCGCAGAAGGTTTCATCGGTTCACATCTGGTCGAGGGGCTGGTGCACGCCGGGTTCCGGGTGCGGGCCATGGTGCTGTACAACTCGTTCGGGTCGCTGGGCTGGCTTGAACGCCTGAGGCCCGACGTCATGGAACAGGTGGAGGTGACGTTCGGGGACGTGCGGGATCCGCTGTCGGTGCGGGAGTGCCTGCGCGGCTGCGAGGTCGCGTACCACCTCGCGGCGCTGATCGCCATTCCGTACTCGTACCAGGCGCCGCACTCGTACGTGCAGACGAACGTGGTCGGCACCCTGAACGTGCTCGAGGCCGTGCGGGACCTGGAGATTCCCCGCATGGTGCATACCTCCACGAGCGAGGTGTACGGCACGGCCCGGTACGTCCCGATTCCCGAAACGCACCCGCTGCAGGCGCAGTCGCCGTACTCCGCGTCGAAGATCGCGGCCGACAAGCTGGTCGAGAGTTACCACCTGAGTTTCGGGCTGCCGGTCGTGACCCTGCGTCCCTTCAACACCTACGGGCCGCGGCAGTCGGCGCGGGCGGTCATCCCGACCGTGATCTCGCAGATTGCCGCGCGGCACCCCGTGATCCGGGTGGGGGCGCTGAAACCCACGCGTGACTTCAACTTCGTGGCGGACACCGTCGCGTCGTTCATCGCGGTCGGGACCGCCCCGGCCGGGGCGGTGGTGGGCCGGACCCTGAACACCGGGACCGGCAGTGAGATCTCGGTGCAGGCGCTGGTGCAGGCCATCGCCGACGTGATGGAACGCCACGTCGAGATCGAGCAGGACCCGCAGCGGCTGCGGCCCGACGCCTCGGAGGTCATGCGTCTGGTCGGGGACAGTTCCGCGCTGCGCGCCGTGACCGGCTGGCAGCCGCGCCACACCCTGCACGAGGGCCTGGCGATCACCAGCCGCTGGTTCCTCGACCCGGGAAACCTCGCGCACTACCGCCCGGACCTGTACGCCGTCTGA
- a CDS encoding nucleotidyltransferase family protein gives MHAVILAGGKGTRLRPYTTCVPKPLVPIGDRYSILEVVFHQLAHSGFTRVTLAIGHMGHLIRSFVGDGSRWNLRVNYLEEHTPLGTIGPMLGALDQLPEQFLVMNGDVLTNLDYAALMAAHRQSDAPVTVATYAREVRSEFGVLDVQAGEIIRFREKPVFDFMVSMGIYAFRRTTLERYEAGQPFGFDQLILDLLARGEHPASYPFGGYWLDIGRPDDYDRANLEFDRYIDVLMPGRAGAAPVVPPAGLDPGTLNAAVTP, from the coding sequence ATGCACGCAGTCATTCTGGCAGGCGGTAAAGGCACCCGGCTCCGTCCCTACACCACCTGCGTTCCCAAACCGCTGGTGCCGATCGGGGACCGGTACTCGATCCTGGAAGTGGTGTTCCACCAGCTGGCGCACAGCGGCTTCACGCGCGTCACGCTGGCCATCGGGCACATGGGGCACCTGATCCGCTCGTTCGTGGGGGACGGCAGCCGCTGGAACCTGCGCGTGAACTACCTCGAGGAGCACACGCCGCTGGGCACCATCGGCCCGATGCTGGGCGCCCTCGACCAGCTGCCGGAGCAGTTCCTGGTCATGAACGGGGACGTGCTGACCAACCTGGACTACGCGGCGCTGATGGCCGCGCACCGCCAGTCGGACGCGCCGGTCACGGTCGCCACCTACGCCCGCGAGGTCCGCAGCGAATTCGGGGTGCTGGACGTGCAGGCCGGCGAGATCATCCGCTTCCGCGAGAAGCCGGTGTTCGACTTCATGGTCAGCATGGGCATCTACGCCTTCCGGCGCACCACCCTGGAACGCTACGAGGCCGGGCAGCCCTTCGGCTTCGACCAGCTGATCCTGGACCTGCTGGCGCGCGGGGAACACCCGGCCAGCTACCCCTTCGGCGGGTACTGGCTGGACATCGGCCGGCCCGACGACTACGACCGGGCCAACCTGGAATTCGACCGGTACATCGACGTCCTGATGCCCGGCCGCGCCGGCGCGGCGCCGGTCGTCCCGCCCGCCGGTCTGGACCCCGGCACGCTGAACGCGGCGGTGACGCCATGA
- a CDS encoding NAD(P)-dependent oxidoreductase, whose product MTQVLLLGAGGFLGRPVARALQEAPDFTLKVAPRRSALDLLSAHDADWNRLLLDPVPDVIINAAGRTSGTLQEVHEDNTLLVATLLRHLKRLRLTPWLVQFGSAAEYGPTDRAPVPESFAGHPASSYAQSKFDATQLLLRHFGSGEARGVTLRIFNPVGAGQGPQTLPGQAALKFRQALLDGAETVAFGPLDSARDFVNLRDVTAAALFAARLEQGPPVLNIGSGQATLARDLVRDLARLAGYRGEITEQAPPSARSAAVLWQQADLRTAGALGWSPVFTLGGALEDLWHSLPPTFPTHKETPHGSVHL is encoded by the coding sequence ATGACCCAGGTGCTGCTGCTGGGAGCCGGCGGTTTCCTGGGCCGGCCGGTGGCGCGCGCGCTGCAGGAAGCGCCGGACTTCACGCTGAAGGTCGCGCCGCGCCGCAGCGCCCTGGACCTGCTCAGCGCGCACGACGCCGACTGGAACCGGCTGCTGCTCGACCCGGTCCCGGACGTGATCATCAACGCGGCCGGGCGCACCAGCGGCACCCTCCAGGAGGTGCACGAGGACAACACGCTGCTGGTCGCCACGCTGCTGCGGCACCTGAAACGCCTGCGGCTGACGCCCTGGCTGGTGCAGTTCGGTTCCGCCGCCGAGTACGGCCCGACCGACCGCGCGCCGGTGCCGGAATCGTTCGCGGGTCATCCGGCCAGCTCGTACGCGCAGAGCAAGTTCGACGCCACGCAGCTGCTGCTGCGGCACTTCGGGAGCGGGGAGGCCCGCGGGGTCACGCTGCGGATCTTCAATCCGGTCGGGGCCGGGCAGGGCCCGCAGACGCTGCCCGGCCAGGCCGCCCTGAAGTTCCGTCAGGCGCTGCTGGACGGGGCCGAGACCGTCGCCTTCGGCCCGCTCGACTCGGCCCGCGACTTCGTGAACCTGCGGGACGTGACGGCCGCCGCGCTGTTCGCCGCGCGTCTGGAACAGGGCCCGCCGGTGCTGAACATCGGGTCCGGTCAGGCGACGCTGGCCCGTGACCTGGTCCGCGACCTGGCCCGCCTGGCCGGATACCGGGGCGAGATCACGGAGCAGGCGCCCCCCTCGGCCCGTTCCGCGGCCGTGCTGTGGCAGCAGGCGGACCTGCGGACCGCCGGCGCGCTCGGCTGGTCACCGGTGTTCACGCTCGGAGGTGCCCTCGAGGACCTGTGGCATTCCCTTCCCCCGACCTTCCCCACGCACAAGGAGACCCCTCATGGCTCTGTTCACCTCTAG
- a CDS encoding endo alpha-1,4 polygalactosaminidase has product MNTAQLRSRTPPPVRAGWREPLAPAEPDPRDDPARHRALAVYYGQDGLRQLARYRRVAVQPGHFRANEVIWLQRQGVKVLAYLSLGEDTDPHAPWRLGGALPTWNTFQVDLRHPAWAHRVRAQVEAATRFDGFLLDTLESAGNDAQQKRAMLKLIRQVRAWSGGRYLMANRGFSLLERLRGTVDAVLIESFTTTWHGGYRAYSGHELAYTQALLTAARRLRLEVYALDYADTPALRRTALRRAAALGVPTFVTNRNLTLPGGFRASTGAPPSSG; this is encoded by the coding sequence ATGAACACCGCGCAGCTTCGTTCACGCACCCCGCCGCCCGTCCGGGCCGGCTGGCGGGAGCCGCTGGCCCCGGCCGAACCGGACCCGCGCGACGATCCGGCCCGTCACCGCGCGCTGGCGGTGTACTACGGACAGGACGGGCTGCGCCAGCTGGCCCGCTACCGGCGCGTGGCGGTGCAACCCGGTCACTTCCGCGCGAACGAGGTGATCTGGCTGCAGCGGCAGGGCGTGAAGGTCCTGGCGTACCTGAGCCTGGGCGAGGACACCGACCCGCACGCCCCCTGGCGGCTCGGGGGGGCGCTGCCGACCTGGAACACCTTCCAGGTGGACCTGCGGCATCCGGCGTGGGCCCACCGGGTCCGCGCGCAGGTCGAGGCGGCCACCCGCTTCGACGGGTTCCTGCTGGACACGCTCGAGAGCGCCGGAAACGACGCGCAGCAGAAACGCGCCATGCTGAAACTCATCCGGCAGGTGCGGGCCTGGAGCGGCGGGCGTTACCTGATGGCCAACCGGGGCTTCAGCCTGCTCGAGCGGCTGCGCGGCACGGTGGACGCGGTCCTGATCGAATCGTTCACCACCACCTGGCACGGCGGGTACCGGGCGTACAGCGGGCACGAACTGGCCTACACCCAGGCGCTGCTGACCGCCGCCCGCCGCCTGCGACTGGAAGTCTACGCGCTGGACTACGCCGACACGCCGGCGCTGCGGCGGACGGCGCTGCGGCGCGCCGCGGCGCTCGGCGTGCCGACCTTCGTCACCAACCGGAACCTCACGCTGCCCGGCGGATTCCGCGCGTCGACCGGCGCGCCCCCCTCGTCCGGCTGA
- a CDS encoding HpcH/HpaI aldolase/citrate lyase family protein, translated as MTPTPPAPFDPWSLGASLYAPATRPDLAELGNGRWPDLTSLIYCTEDAVREDDLPLALSNLRAALPLLGPRGPLRLIRARNPRVLRALLSMDLRGVTGFVLPKIHAGNLPEYLRELHAPEHAHLLIFPTLETPEALSETHMTALRDQILRRGWQARVGGLRIGGNDLMHALGVRRTPGRTAYEGPLERVISLLIGVFKPAGFTLSSPVYEVHGDPATLARELQQDLEYGLCGKTIIHPAQLPTVLRAYAVHPHDLEEARAILAPDAPAVFSMNGRMCEPATHTRWANDILARAGRYGTLCAAPSEALHF; from the coding sequence ATGACCCCCACCCCCCCCGCTCCCTTCGACCCGTGGAGTCTCGGCGCCAGCCTGTACGCGCCCGCCACCCGCCCGGACCTCGCCGAGCTCGGCAACGGCCGCTGGCCGGACCTGACCAGCCTGATCTACTGCACCGAGGACGCCGTGCGCGAGGACGACCTGCCGCTGGCCCTCTCGAACCTGCGGGCCGCCCTGCCGCTCCTCGGCCCGCGCGGCCCGCTGCGCCTGATCCGCGCCCGTAACCCCCGGGTGCTGCGCGCCCTGCTGAGCATGGACCTGCGCGGCGTGACCGGCTTCGTGCTGCCCAAGATCCACGCCGGGAACCTCCCCGAATACCTGCGCGAACTGCACGCCCCGGAACACGCGCACCTGCTGATCTTCCCGACCCTCGAAACCCCCGAGGCCCTCAGCGAGACCCACATGACCGCCCTGCGCGACCAGATCCTCCGCCGCGGCTGGCAGGCGCGGGTGGGTGGCCTGCGCATCGGCGGGAACGACCTGATGCACGCCCTCGGCGTGCGCCGCACCCCCGGCCGCACCGCCTACGAGGGCCCGCTCGAACGCGTGATCAGCCTGCTGATCGGCGTGTTCAAACCCGCCGGGTTCACGCTGTCCAGCCCGGTGTACGAGGTGCACGGCGACCCCGCCACCCTGGCCCGCGAGCTGCAGCAGGACCTGGAGTACGGCCTGTGCGGCAAGACCATCATTCACCCCGCGCAGCTGCCCACCGTGCTGCGCGCCTACGCCGTCCACCCGCACGACCTCGAAGAGGCGCGCGCCATCCTCGCGCCCGACGCGCCCGCCGTGTTCAGCATGAACGGCCGCATGTGCGAACCCGCCACGCACACCCGCTGGGCGAACGACATCCTGGCCCGCGCCGGCCGCTACGGCACCCTCTGCGCCGCGCCGAGCGAGGCCCTGCACTTCTGA
- a CDS encoding cysteine protease StiP domain-containing protein — protein sequence MPIPLTHTLPSDDVTVQLDAAHPRLVSIEEKEALIRSGVSYGELLTPERPPAAAQTDAYHAALSRNGPRTGHLLAALTADLLRTYPHPVLVSLARAGTPVGCAMRRLARRWGRDLPHHTLSIIRGSGIDRIALAAVQAAHPGAQLIFVDGWTGKGSIHGALRGSLPADVPPILAVLSDPAGVARHAATHGDLLLPHAALNATVCGLLSRTFVAVPGQRHAARTEDALRPHDLSGHYLRALDALSAPHGPDTPLTPGPRPRQPVQAALRAAAALGVHDPHRVKPGVGEATRVFLRRRPAHLILRGEAHPDIQHLLTLARHADVPVTQQPDLPYLAVATIAGGAE from the coding sequence ATGCCCATCCCCCTGACCCACACCCTGCCTTCCGACGACGTCACCGTGCAGCTGGACGCCGCCCACCCCCGGCTGGTCAGCATCGAGGAGAAGGAAGCCCTGATCCGCAGCGGCGTGTCCTACGGCGAACTCCTGACCCCGGAGCGACCCCCCGCCGCCGCGCAGACCGACGCCTACCACGCGGCCCTGAGCCGCAACGGCCCGCGCACCGGGCACCTGCTGGCCGCCCTGACCGCCGACCTGCTGCGCACCTACCCCCACCCCGTCCTGGTGTCCCTGGCCCGCGCCGGCACCCCGGTCGGCTGCGCCATGCGGAGGCTCGCGCGCCGCTGGGGCCGCGACCTGCCGCACCACACGCTCTCCATCATCCGCGGCAGCGGCATCGACCGGATCGCGCTCGCCGCGGTGCAGGCCGCGCACCCCGGCGCGCAGCTGATCTTCGTGGACGGCTGGACCGGCAAGGGCAGCATCCACGGCGCGCTGCGCGGCAGCCTCCCGGCGGACGTGCCGCCCATCCTGGCCGTCCTGAGCGACCCGGCCGGCGTTGCCCGCCACGCCGCCACGCACGGCGACCTGCTGCTCCCGCACGCCGCGCTGAACGCCACCGTCTGCGGGCTGCTCAGCCGCACCTTCGTCGCCGTGCCCGGCCAGCGGCACGCCGCCCGCACCGAGGACGCCCTGCGGCCCCACGACCTGAGCGGCCACTACCTGCGCGCCCTGGACGCCCTGAGCGCCCCGCACGGCCCCGACACCCCCCTCACCCCTGGCCCGCGCCCCCGGCAGCCGGTGCAGGCCGCGCTGCGGGCCGCCGCCGCCCTGGGCGTCCACGACCCCCACCGCGTGAAACCCGGCGTGGGCGAGGCCACCCGCGTCTTCCTGCGCCGCCGCCCCGCCCACCTGATCCTGCGCGGCGAGGCCCACCCGGACATCCAGCACCTGCTCACCCTCGCCCGCCACGCGGACGTGCCCGTCACCCAGCAGCCGGACCTGCCGTACCTGGCGGTCGCCACCATCGCCGGAGGTGCCGAATGA